TTACACGTCTTGGGTACAGACCGGGATCGCGATCGACCCGCACATGAAGGAAAATGGTGCGATGCAAATCGTACCCGGCAGTCACAGAGACATCGAACATGACCCTGATGATCGATCCGCTTGGATGGCGCCACAGTATGCTAAGGATAAGCGCATCAAAGATGTGGAATTGGAACCTGGTGATGTCGCCTTGTGGAGCGCCTACACAGTGCACGGTGGAGGATTTAATACTACAAAACATCTGGACCGACGGCTCTACATCAATGGCTTCATCACAGCAAAAAATTGCACACGCGGCGAATGGGCATGGAGAGAAGGACGCACCTGCGGCCTATTTGGCGAACAGGCGCTGATTCAATTCGAAGAAGTAGATGAGATCCGTCATGCGTTCTACGCCTCTGAACTCAACCGCAAAGAGATGATCAGGGACTAAATCAAGCTTCGGACTTTATGCGTCTAAAAAGACCAAACATACTTGTCATCCTCGATGACCAGCATCGACATGATTACCTCGGCTATACCGGTGCGAATTTTGTCAACACACCTCATATCGACGCGCTTGCACGAAGCGGTAGGGCATTCAGCCACTGTTGCACGAACGCCCAAGTCTGTGGCCCGGCGAGGATTGCATTAGCCACCGGCTTGGTTCCC
This genomic window from Opitutales bacterium contains:
- a CDS encoding sulfatase-like hydrolase/transferase encodes the protein MRLKRPNILVILDDQHRHDYLGYTGANFVNTPHIDALARSGRAFSHCCTNAQVCGPARIALATGLVPTRTQTLSNADALLSPSIPNHYQHFRDQGYRVELV